A segment of the Prochlorococcus marinus str. MIT 9215 genome:
ATCAAAATCAGAATGATTCGAAAAGGTTGAAATAGCCGTAAAAGGTGGCGCAATAACAACTTTACGATCATCTTTTATGTTTTTTATTAAAGGAATAAACTCTTCTAAATAGGATTTAGCTTCAGCACAAGTCATGTGCATTTTCCAATTACCAGCAATTACAGATTTTCTCAAAATACTATCTCCAAGAAAAATATACTAATACAAAGTGAGTTGAATAAGCTAACTATTCAAAAATTAATTCATTTTTTAGAAATATAACTTTATCTCCCTTGTTTAACTTCCTTCCTCTCCTAGTCTCAATTACACCATTAACCTTAACAGAACCGGATTTAATAAAAATTTTTGCTTCGCCACCAGAAGATACCAAATTTTTCCATTTTAAGAATTGATCCAATTTCATTGTTTTTTATACCTAAAGATATTGATAAAGTAGGATAAACAATTAAATATATAATATCTTGAGACTAATACCACCTGTCAGACCATATTCAAATAGGTTTATCAAGGGTTTTATATGCATGCTTATTTACGTAGCTTGTTGGCCTTTATTAGCTTATTTAGCTGGAAACTTAATCCCAGCAATTGGATCTGGTGATATCTCTAAAGTTTCTAGCATAATAATAAAGTCTTTATTTGTATTTTTAATTCAAAAAACTGCTCAATTTGGACAGGATGTATTCATAGCAAAACCATCTTTAGAAATTAGTGAAGTGATGAGAGGAAATTTATTTAGCAGAATTCAAAAAATAAAGATGAATTCTGTTGAAAACATTTCAGCCGGGGACATCACATATAGACTTACAGAAGATGCAGACAGGGTAAGCGAAGTTATTTATAAAACAGCTCAAGATACTATTCCATGCACTTTACAGTTGTTAGCGGTAATAATCTATATGTTTTATTTAGACTGGTCACTAACAGTATCAACATTCGTTTTAGCTCCGTTGATTATTCTTTCAGTTAACAGTTTTGGAAGAAGAGTTTTATTAGCATCCGAAAAAAGTCAAGAATCAACAAGTAATTTAGCAGGTTTAATAGGTGAATCTATAAATGGAATATCCACGATAAGAGCTTTTGCTGCAGAAAATTGGATTGAGAAAAGGTTCTATAAAAGATTAAGTACAAATAAAAAAGCAAAATATAAAACATTAAAACTACTTGCATTTCAACATCCAGTTGTAGGATTTGTTGAAGCATTTGGAATATTAGCAATATTAGGTTTAGGAGCCGCAAGAATCAATC
Coding sequences within it:
- a CDS encoding RNA-binding S4 domain-containing protein, which encodes MKLDQFLKWKNLVSSGGEAKIFIKSGSVKVNGVIETRRGRKLNKGDKVIFLKNELIFE